A portion of the Polaribacter cellanae genome contains these proteins:
- a CDS encoding peptidylprolyl isomerase, protein MKIFVKLFLGIFLLSLYQCKEGKKVEKKTEKLSTNKKKTKKTLEKKVEKRWDSLNKDNVEAFFTEYGKQHKENKVIIKTKFGNIKLKLYNDVPIHRANFIFLTKLKYFNTTEIYRVAKNFVIQGGNSDETYTRKQRRLYGNYRLKPEFKSHRKHKYGALAAARDWEDNPNKLSNPFEFYIVQNRNGAHHLNNEHTVFGEVISGFNTMDKISRVKVGVDEWPEEDIKMTIEILE, encoded by the coding sequence ATGAAAATTTTTGTCAAACTTTTTTTAGGCATTTTCTTACTTTCTCTTTATCAATGTAAAGAAGGAAAAAAAGTTGAGAAAAAAACGGAAAAACTTTCAACAAATAAGAAAAAAACAAAAAAAACTTTAGAAAAAAAAGTTGAAAAACGTTGGGACAGCTTAAATAAAGATAATGTAGAAGCTTTTTTTACAGAATATGGTAAACAACATAAAGAAAACAAGGTAATTATAAAAACTAAATTCGGCAATATTAAACTGAAGTTATATAACGATGTTCCTATCCATAGAGCCAATTTTATTTTTCTAACAAAATTAAAATATTTTAATACCACCGAAATCTACAGAGTTGCTAAAAACTTTGTAATTCAAGGAGGCAATTCCGACGAAACCTATACAAGAAAACAAAGAAGATTGTATGGAAATTATCGACTAAAACCAGAGTTTAAAAGCCATCGAAAACATAAATATGGTGCATTAGCAGCTGCAAGAGACTGGGAAGACAATCCTAATAAATTATCCAATCCTTTTGAATTTTATATAGTACAAAATAGAAATGGAGCACATCATTTAAACAACGAACATACCGTTTTTGGTGAAGTAATTTCTGGTTTCAATACTATGGATAAAATTTCTAGAGTAAAAGTGGGGGTTGATGAATGGCCTGAGGAAGATATTAAAATGACGATTGAGATTTTGGAGTGA
- the idi gene encoding isopentenyl-diphosphate Delta-isomerase: MKEQVILVDTNDQQIGLMEKIEAHEKALLHRAFSVFVFNEKGELMLQQRAASKYHSPLLWTNTCCSHQRDGESNLEAGKRRLQEEMGFTTDLKEVFSFIYKAPFDNGLTEHELDHVMVGKFEDAPNINKEEVEDYKWMTLDAVKKDMIDNPEIYTEWFKIIFDKSYEKLTNA, encoded by the coding sequence ATGAAAGAACAAGTAATTTTAGTAGATACAAACGACCAACAAATTGGTTTGATGGAAAAAATTGAAGCACACGAAAAAGCGTTGTTGCATAGAGCGTTTTCTGTATTTGTTTTTAATGAAAAAGGAGAATTAATGTTGCAACAAAGAGCAGCATCTAAATATCATTCACCATTATTATGGACTAATACCTGTTGCTCTCACCAAAGAGATGGAGAAAGTAATTTAGAAGCAGGAAAAAGAAGGTTGCAAGAAGAAATGGGTTTTACCACAGATTTAAAAGAAGTTTTTTCTTTTATTTACAAAGCGCCTTTTGATAATGGATTAACAGAACACGAATTAGACCATGTAATGGTTGGAAAGTTTGAAGATGCTCCAAATATAAACAAAGAGGAAGTTGAAGATTATAAATGGATGACTTTAGATGCTGTAAAAAAGGATATGATAGATAATCCTGAAATTTACACAGAATGGTTTAAAATAATTTTTGATAAATCTTATGAAAAACTAACAAATGCCTAG
- a CDS encoding 6-pyruvoyl trahydropterin synthase family protein, producing MPRVTVHRKAHFNAAHRLYRKDWSDEKNFKIFNKCSNPNFHGHNYELIVSLTGEIDKRTGYVFDLGMLKEYIKLEIEDAFDHKNLNVEVPEFRDLNPTAENISVVIYNKLRKLLPKDLELEITLYETPRNFVTYSG from the coding sequence ATGCCTAGAGTTACTGTCCATAGAAAAGCACATTTTAATGCGGCACATAGATTGTATAGAAAAGATTGGAGTGACGAAAAAAACTTTAAAATTTTTAATAAATGTAGCAATCCTAATTTTCATGGGCATAATTACGAATTAATTGTTTCTTTAACGGGTGAGATTGATAAGAGAACAGGTTATGTGTTTGATTTAGGGATGTTAAAAGAATATATAAAATTGGAAATTGAGGATGCTTTCGATCATAAAAACTTAAATGTAGAAGTTCCAGAATTTAGAGACTTAAACCCAACTGCAGAGAATATTTCTGTTGTTATTTATAATAAATTAAGAAAATTGTTGCCTAAAGATTTAGAGTTAGAAATTACGTTATATGAAACACCACGTAATTTTGTAACTTATTCAGGTTAA
- a CDS encoding M1 family metallopeptidase — translation MKKLSLFVFSLFFISFSAIAQETKKDEKKTQQGHTDQNKFRQMKDVLATPNDQHAASGAPGHQYTQQKVDYKMDIRLDESANKIYGDEHITYHNNSKDALEYLWVQLDQNMRADDSKTPLAKSTGASPFITPDNFKQTYMNSKKGFGYNIELVESNGRPLSHTINRTMMRINLSKPLQSGEKFEFRIKWNYKINDINKDGGRSGLESFPDGNNNYTIAQFFPRLAVYNNVEGWQNMQFWGRSEFALEFGDYEVNLTVPADHIVEATGSLQNEKEVLSKKQRKRYNKARKSFDKPVIIVTQSEAEKNEKGRSTKTKTWKFKANKVRDFAFATSRKYIWDAMAVNINGKTVMATSLYPKEGNPLWEEHSTRVVATTLKEYSKLTFDYPYPKAVSVHSERQGMEYPMICFNFGRPNPDGTYSDRTKKGMIGVIVHEVGHNFFPMIVNSDERQWTWMDEGLNSFVEILAEDVYDAELFATNPTKNITRYMGGDQSNLSPIMSQGDYVKQFGPNAYSKPAAGLYMLRKTIMGPELFDYAFRTYAQRWMFKHPTPADFFRSMEDASGMDLDWFWRGWFYTTDVTDIGIKKVKPLYLTDKQGERIKNIIASNPRAKDYFDGLGDLVYITDKKEDARPDAMNKYVDGQAVPSYIYSVEFEKPGGLVMPIIVELTYADGSKKRETFPAQIWMKNDHKVTRVFASTQEIKSIVVDPDFETADVDTSNNNWPKKEGDKFDEMKQKSKN, via the coding sequence ATGAAAAAACTATCATTATTCGTATTTTCTCTTTTCTTTATCAGTTTTTCTGCAATTGCGCAAGAGACTAAAAAGGACGAGAAGAAAACTCAACAAGGACACACAGATCAAAACAAATTCAGACAAATGAAAGATGTTTTGGCAACTCCAAACGACCAACATGCAGCTTCTGGAGCCCCTGGACACCAGTACACACAACAAAAAGTAGATTATAAAATGGACATTCGTTTAGACGAAAGTGCTAACAAAATCTATGGTGATGAGCACATTACTTATCACAACAATTCTAAAGATGCTTTAGAATATTTATGGGTTCAATTAGACCAAAATATGAGAGCAGACGACTCTAAAACTCCTTTAGCGAAATCTACAGGAGCTTCTCCATTTATTACTCCAGACAATTTCAAGCAAACGTATATGAATTCCAAAAAAGGTTTTGGTTATAATATCGAACTTGTAGAATCGAATGGAAGACCTTTATCTCATACCATTAACAGAACAATGATGAGAATTAACTTGTCAAAACCTTTGCAATCTGGAGAAAAATTCGAATTCAGAATTAAATGGAACTATAAAATTAACGACATTAATAAAGATGGTGGACGCTCTGGTTTAGAATCTTTCCCTGATGGAAATAATAATTACACAATTGCACAGTTTTTTCCAAGGTTGGCAGTTTATAATAATGTAGAAGGATGGCAAAATATGCAATTTTGGGGACGTAGTGAATTCGCTTTAGAGTTTGGAGATTACGAAGTTAACTTAACGGTTCCTGCAGATCATATTGTAGAAGCTACTGGCTCTTTACAAAACGAAAAAGAAGTGTTATCTAAAAAACAAAGAAAACGTTACAATAAAGCTAGAAAATCTTTCGACAAACCTGTTATTATTGTTACACAATCTGAAGCTGAAAAAAATGAAAAAGGAAGATCTACCAAAACTAAAACTTGGAAATTTAAAGCCAATAAAGTTAGAGATTTCGCATTCGCAACTTCAAGAAAGTATATCTGGGATGCAATGGCTGTAAACATTAATGGTAAAACGGTTATGGCAACTTCATTATATCCAAAAGAAGGAAACCCTTTATGGGAAGAGCACTCTACAAGAGTTGTTGCAACCACATTAAAAGAATACTCTAAACTAACTTTCGATTATCCATATCCTAAAGCCGTTTCTGTACATTCCGAAAGACAAGGAATGGAGTACCCAATGATTTGTTTCAACTTTGGTCGTCCAAATCCAGATGGAACCTATTCAGACAGAACTAAAAAAGGAATGATTGGAGTAATTGTACACGAAGTTGGGCACAATTTCTTTCCAATGATTGTAAATTCCGATGAAAGACAATGGACTTGGATGGACGAAGGTTTAAACTCTTTCGTAGAAATTTTAGCAGAAGATGTGTATGATGCAGAATTATTTGCAACAAATCCAACAAAAAACATTACAAGATATATGGGGGGAGATCAATCTAACCTTTCTCCTATTATGTCTCAAGGAGATTATGTAAAACAATTCGGACCAAATGCATATTCTAAACCAGCAGCTGGATTGTATATGCTAAGAAAAACAATAATGGGTCCAGAATTATTTGATTATGCATTTAGAACGTATGCGCAAAGATGGATGTTTAAACACCCAACTCCAGCAGATTTCTTTAGATCTATGGAAGATGCTTCTGGTATGGATTTAGACTGGTTTTGGAGAGGTTGGTTTTACACAACAGACGTAACTGATATTGGAATTAAAAAGGTAAAACCCTTATATTTAACGGATAAACAAGGAGAAAGAATTAAAAACATCATCGCTTCAAACCCAAGAGCTAAAGACTATTTCGATGGCTTAGGAGATTTAGTTTACATTACTGATAAAAAAGAAGATGCAAGACCAGATGCTATGAATAAATATGTAGATGGTCAAGCAGTACCTTCTTATATTTATTCAGTAGAATTCGAAAAACCAGGAGGTTTAGTAATGCCTATTATCGTTGAATTAACCTATGCAGATGGAAGTAAAAAAAGAGAAACTTTCCCAGCTCAAATTTGGATGAAAAATGATCATAAAGTAACAAGAGTTTTTGCTTCCACGCAAGAAATTAAAAGTATTGTTGTAGATCCAGATTTCGAAACTGCAGATGTAGATACTTCAAATAACAACTGGCCTAAGAAAGAAGGTGACAAGTTTGACGAAATGAAACAAAAAAGTAAGAATTAA